The Alkalihalophilus pseudofirmus nucleotide sequence CCCATCCATTACAGGCATTTCTACATCTAAGGTAATGACATCCGGAGCAAGAGACACACGTTTTGTGAGGGCTTCTTTTCCATTCCTTGCTGTACCTACAACATGTATATAGGGGTCTTTATTCAACATATCGCTGATTACTTTTCTCATAAATGCAGAATCATCTACTACCAAAACGTTGATCTGCTCTACCATATGATCACCTCTCTCTTTCATATGGACTGTCTTCCTGCGTTCTTTCATTTCGTTGTTTATCTTTCGTTATTGTTCATTCATTATTGTTCATTTTCATTAACTTCATTTTCATTAACTTCATTTTCATTAACTTCATTTTCATTAATCAACTATTTTTAATCAACTATTTTTCGTTTTAGTCCTCTAATAAGTTGACTAAAAGAATAGCTGGGTTTAGGTCTTTTTGTACCTGTATAACGTAAAACCATTTCCCTCATAGCTTTTGATATATTCGATTTTTTATCGAAATGAACGAACGGTTTTTGTGCTTTGACCGCTCGGCTGACAGAGCGGTCGTCTGGCAGGCTTCCAAGTACACTAATTTCTTTTCTTAGAAACTCTTTTGTTACTCTTTTAAAGTTACTTGCCGTTTGTTCTCCTTCTCGGCTTGTTTCACACCGATTAACAATCACCATTATTTCTTTTGTCTCATCTTGTAAATAGATGTATTTAATCATGGCATAAGCATCGGTCATCGCAGTAGGTTCAGGTGTTGTCACAACCATCACTTCATGAGCGGCAAGAATAAACTTCAAGCCTTCCTTTGTCACACCTGCCCCCATATCAAGAAATATATAGTCATATTCCGTCTCTAATGCATTTAATTGAGTCAGGAAGCGTTCCATGTCCTCCGTTTTAAGCTCTATCAATTCAGAAAAACCTGAACCTCCTGCTAAGTAAGATAAATCCTCTGGACCTTTCTCAATAATATCCCAAATCGTCCATTCACTCTTCAGCAGATCAACAATCGTTCGTTTTGATTGCATTCCCATTAAGATATCAAGATTGCCCATTCCAATATCTAAATCAATAATAGCTACTTTTTTATCAAGTTTAATTAAACTAAGAGCAAAATTAAGACATACATTCGACTTCCCTACGCCGCCTTTGCCACTTACTACAGCGACTACTTTAGCACCCGGTCCGCCCGAATGACTTACAATGCGTCGTAAGCTTTCTGCTTGATCATTCATGTTCAGCTTCCTTTAATACGGGTTCAATTAATTGTTCGATCGTTGCTTCTTTCATATCATCTGGTACATTTTGACCATTGGTAATATAAGCTGCACCTAAGCCAAATTCTAGCGGGACATTAATATAGGCACCATATGACGAGGTTTCATCTTGCTTTGTAAAAATAACTTGTTTAATAGGAAGCAGGGAAAATTGAGCAATGATCTGCTTCATGTCCTCATATTTAGAAGTTAAGGCTAAAACAAGAAGAGTTTCTGCCTCTTCAGTAAAGTCCATGACTTTAGATAACTCTTCGACGTAAAGTTTATTTCTAAAATTTCTTCCTGCAGAATCAACGAGAATCACATCAAAATGCTTATATAAATCTTTCGCTTTTTTAAAATCTTCTATTGAATAAGCAACTTCTATCGGGATATTCAAAATCTTGGCGTATGTTTTCAACTGTTCGACCGCTGCAATTCGATAGGTATCGGTCGTGATAAGAGCTACCTTTTTTTGCTGTTTTAACACACATTCTGCGGCTATTTTTGCAATGGTTGTTGTCTTGCCTACCCCGGTAGGACCTACAATATTAATGATTTTCTTTTCAAAGCGAAGGCCGCCTACAGGTAATATGGACAGCTCTTTTTTCAGCCATTCTGCGGTTTGATTTAGTAAAGCTTTCGGGTCTCTATCTTGTTCCGGCTTTTTATACCATTCGTTAAGGAGAGTTCCTAAAATTTCAGCACGTATGGAGCGTGAAACCCCCTGCTCTTTTAGTTGGTTCTCTATTGTTTGAAAGGGCAGAGGATATTCTTGTTCAGAAAGCATTTGTGCAGGCTTTATTTCTTTTATCAGCTTTTTTAATTCATTCACTTCTTTGACTAGATCTTCATCAGAACGTCCTGCTCTCTCGGCTGGTTGTATATTCCTCTCGACTTGTACAGAGGAGACAGCAGGTGCTCTTCTTACCTCATTTCTTTTTGCCGGCTTATAATCAGGCATTGGGTCAATGACTGCTACGACTTCAAGTTTCTTCTTTGTAAAGAAGCCTAGAAACCCGCCCGACTCTACTTCTTTTGAACTTAGAATAACCGCTTCATCACCTAGTTCTGCTCGAATTAGTTTCATAGCTTCGTGCATAGAGGCTGCTGTATATTTTTTTATTTTCATTCTGCATTCACCACTCCAACACTTTGAACTTCTACATTTGCTTCTAATTCGTTATAAGAAAGGACCGGCACATGCGGAAGATAGCGTTCTAATAAATGTCTCACATACATTCTGACAGCAGGGGAACAAAGAATGACAGGCACTTGACCCATTCCTTGAAGACGGTCAGCTTCGCCGGCAGCTGATTCTAAGATCTGCTGCGATACATTAGGATCCATTGACAAGAAATTTCCATGCTCGGTCTGCTGAACTCCATCAGCAACTTTCTTTTCTACACTTCCACTTAATGTGATGACATAGAGAGGTTCCCCTGGAGTTGTAAACTGCCTAGAAATCTGCCGTGATAAAGACTGTCTTACATACTCTGTAACGAGATCCATATCTTTTGTCATCTGCCCGTAATCAGCCAATGTTTCAAAAATAATCGGCAAATTACGAATCGAAATGTTTTCTTTCAATAAGTTGGTCAGCACCTTTTGTACTTCTCCAGTAGATAACGTATTAGGCGTCACTTCTTCCACTAAAGCGGGATACGTTTCTTGTAGATGTTCAACAAGCTGTTTCGTTTCTTGACGACCTAATAATTCATGGGCATGGCGTTTGATCACTTCTGTTAAATGGGTGGAAACGACAGAAGGCGGGTCCACTACTGTATAACCTGAGAGTTCCGCTTGTTCTTTCATTTCTTCACCAATCCAGAGAGCCGGCAGACCAAATGCTGGTTCGACTGTCTCAACACCCACAATTGATTCATCCTCTACACCAGGACTCATCGCCATATAGTGGTCGAGCAAAAGGTCACCTTTTGCTACTTCATTACCCTTTATTTTAATCGTGTACTCGTTTGGCTGAAGCTGAATATTATCACGAATCCGAATAACCGGAACGATCATACCGAGTTCTAGTGCCATTTGCCTTCTGATCATGACCACTCGATCAAGCAAATCCCCGCCCTGATTTGCATCCGCAAGAGGAATTAACCCGTAGCCAAATTC carries:
- the flhF gene encoding flagellar biosynthesis protein FlhF, encoding MKIKKYTAASMHEAMKLIRAELGDEAVILSSKEVESGGFLGFFTKKKLEVVAVIDPMPDYKPAKRNEVRRAPAVSSVQVERNIQPAERAGRSDEDLVKEVNELKKLIKEIKPAQMLSEQEYPLPFQTIENQLKEQGVSRSIRAEILGTLLNEWYKKPEQDRDPKALLNQTAEWLKKELSILPVGGLRFEKKIINIVGPTGVGKTTTIAKIAAECVLKQQKKVALITTDTYRIAAVEQLKTYAKILNIPIEVAYSIEDFKKAKDLYKHFDVILVDSAGRNFRNKLYVEELSKVMDFTEEAETLLVLALTSKYEDMKQIIAQFSLLPIKQVIFTKQDETSSYGAYINVPLEFGLGAAYITNGQNVPDDMKEATIEQLIEPVLKEAEHE
- a CDS encoding MinD/ParA family protein, whose protein sequence is MNDQAESLRRIVSHSGGPGAKVVAVVSGKGGVGKSNVCLNFALSLIKLDKKVAIIDLDIGMGNLDILMGMQSKRTIVDLLKSEWTIWDIIEKGPEDLSYLAGGSGFSELIELKTEDMERFLTQLNALETEYDYIFLDMGAGVTKEGLKFILAAHEVMVVTTPEPTAMTDAYAMIKYIYLQDETKEIMVIVNRCETSREGEQTASNFKRVTKEFLRKEISVLGSLPDDRSVSRAVKAQKPFVHFDKKSNISKAMREMVLRYTGTKRPKPSYSFSQLIRGLKRKIVD